The following DNA comes from Gemmatimonadota bacterium.
CTGTTGGCCATCGAACGATTCAAGGACCGGAGTCCCGACGCGTGAACGTCTCTGTCTCGCATGTCAGCAAGCGCTTCGGCGCCTACACCGCGCTCGACGACGTCTCCTTCGACGTGCGATCGGGGGAGCTAGTCGCGCTCCTCGGTCCGTCGGGGGGCGGGAAGAGCACCATCCTGCGCATCATCGCCGGGCTCGAACTGCCTGACGAGGGGTCGATCGTGCTCGGTGACGAGGTGGTCGACCGTCAGCATCCGCGCGAGCGTCGCGTCGGCTTCGTCTTCCAGCACTACGCGCTCTTTCGTCACATGTCGGTGGCGGACAACGTGGCGTTCGGGCTGGAGGCGCAGCACGCTCCCAAGGAGGAGGTGCACGCCCGCGTGCACGAGTTGTTGCACCTGGTGGGGCTCAGCGGGCTGGAAAAGCGACGTCCGTCGCAGCTCTCGGGAGGGCAGCGCCAGCGCGTGGCCCTCGCGCGTGCGCTCGCCCCCCATCCCAAGATCCTCCTGCTCGACGAGCCGTTCGCGGCCCTTGACGCCAAGGTGCGGGGCGACCTGCGGCGCTGGCTCCGCGAGCTGCACGA
Coding sequences within:
- the cysA gene encoding sulfate ABC transporter ATP-binding protein — its product is MNVSVSHVSKRFGAYTALDDVSFDVRSGELVALLGPSGGGKSTILRIIAGLELPDEGSIVLGDEVVDRQHPRERRVGFVFQHYALFRHMSVADNVAFGLEAQHAPKEEVHARVHELLHLVGLSGLEKRRPSQLSGGQRQRVALARALAPHPKILLLDEPFAALDAKVRGDLRRWLRELHEETGVTSLFVTHDQEEAFALADRVVVVNKGRIDQVGSPLDIMDDPATEFVARFVGEANVLSGTPSGAGARVGPLDIALDRSAPGNTVHVVVRSYDLKFWRDDANGVATVRRVHALGDRVKVEAALDGVGPLFAQFPRRSSLLHGIEPGCRIAVQITKARAYPATA